Proteins encoded together in one Antennarius striatus isolate MH-2024 chromosome 13, ASM4005453v1, whole genome shotgun sequence window:
- the nectin3b gene encoding nectin-3-like protein isoform X2, translating into MLPSSLKSCPGQRSMVAFFYLLCSITGVWGSQVLVPQRVNAVLGKNVTLECRVEVGANLTLTQSSWERRLPSGSVTVAVYNPLFGISIPPEFINRLYFRSPTSHDATIILENVGFSDVGIYTCKVATFPLGNTQATTTVNVLVEPKVFVSAGSTALIDGGNDTVVATCIAERARPPAEVFWESNLFGQSEVQLFDDINGTTSTQVRYLWQPTRHIQGHTLTCVVRHPALLTDFRIPYQLNVQFAPDISVVGYDGDWYVGRDNVQMTCKANANPPAHHFRWIRLDGEMPEGVEILNSTLLFLRPLQQNDSGVYRCEVANDISLRSRDVRILIQDPPTMPSTITVPVLTGSPSSTLVDETGPVLLSFPTLEALPESNLGAVVGGAVGGALFLLLLLSLVGVCYLRKQQTFHGNYYTKQYLGPSDLQKAPTQHELHPTKAGSSSQHQDHDREEWGDRPLKHERDRHHHSNYNEQEYPSNGYTRAMRESGHHSHRQNPHREHTQYSSPQQTRCARYPHSSKPQGNGSAYMSEDCYDSGPDGDYVSHTDGSVISRRE; encoded by the exons ATGTTACCATCTTCTCTAAAGAGTTGTCCCGGACAGAGGAGCATGGTCGCCTTCTTTTACCTTTTGTGCAGTATTACTG GTGTGTGGGGCAGTCAGGTGCTGGTGCCCCAGAGGGTGAACGCTGTGCTGGGGAAGAATGTGACATTGGAGTGCAGGGTGGAGGTGGGCGCAAACCTTACCCTCACCCAGAGTTCCTGGGAGCGCCGCCTGCCTTCAGGCTCTGTCACAGTGGCTGTTTACAACCCACTTTTTGGCATCTCCATCCCTCCAGAATTTATCAATCGTCTGTATTTTCGCTCACCCACCTCCCACGATGCCACCATCATACTGGAAAATGTGGGCTTTTCTGATGTAGGGATCTATACCTGTAAGGTTGCCACCTTTCCGCTGGGCAACACTCAAGCCACAACTACTGTCAATGTACTCG TGGAGCCAAAGGTTTTTGTGTCTGCGGGTTCAACTGCCCTGATCGACGGTGGAAACGATACTGTGGTCGCCACCTGCATCGCTGAGCGGGCCAGGCCCCCGGCTGAAGTATTCTGGGAGTCCAACCTTTTTGGCCAGTCAGAAGTGCAGCTGTTCGATGACATCAATGGTACTACCAGCACACAAGTACGCTACCTGTGGCAGCCTACACGTCACATCCAAGGCCACACGTTGACTTGTGTGGTTCGCCACCCAGCATTGCTGACTGACTTCAGGATTCCCTATCAGCTGAATGTGCAGT TTGCCCCTGATATCTCTGTTGTTGGCTATGATGGCGACTGGTATGTCGGGCGGGACAATGTCCAAATGACTTGCAAAGCCAATGCAAACCCACCGGCTCATCACTTTAGATGGATCAG ATTGGACGGAGAAATGCCGGAAGGGGTGGAAATTCTCAACAGCACTTTGCTCTTTCTTCGTCCCCTCCAGCAGAATGACTCTGGGGTGTACAGGTGTGAGGTCGCCAATGACATCAGCCTCCGCAGTCGAGACGTTCGTATTCTTATACAAG ATCCTCCCACCATGCCTTCCACCATAACTGTTCCTGTCCTAACTGGCTCTCCCTCCTCCACGTTAGTGGATGAAACGGGCCCTGTCCTCCTCAGCTTTCCCACACTCGAAGCTCTACCTGAGAGTAATCTTGGCGCTGTAGTGGGTGGGGCTGTAGGCGGGGCCTTGTTCCTGCTGCTACTTCTGTCTCTGGTTGGTGTGTGTTACCTCCGAAAACAGCAGACATTCCATGGTAACTATTACACCAAGCAGTACCTGGGCCCCAGTGACCTGCAGAAAGCCCCGACACAGCATGAACTTCACCCTACCAAAGCTGGCAGCAGCTCCCAGCATCAGGACCACGACCGAGAGGAATGGGGGGACCGTCCTCTCAAGCATGAGCGCGACCGGCATCACCATTCTAACTACAACGAACAGGAGTATCCCTCTAATGGTTACACCAGGGCGATGAGGGAGAGTGGTCACCACAGTCATCGACAGAATCCacaccgtgaacacacacagtattCTAGCCCGCAACAGACCAGATGTGCCAGATACCCTCATTCATCCAAACCACAGGGAAATGGCTCTGCCTACATGTCAGAAGACTGCTATGATAGTGGGCCGGAcggggactatgtctctcacaCAGACGGGTCTGTCATCTCACGTCGAGAGTG
- the nectin3b gene encoding nectin-3-like protein isoform X1 yields the protein MLPSSLKSCPGQRSMVAFFYLLCSITGVWGSQVLVPQRVNAVLGKNVTLECRVEVGANLTLTQSSWERRLPSGSVTVAVYNPLFGISIPPEFINRLYFRSPTSHDATIILENVGFSDVGIYTCKVATFPLGNTQATTTVNVLVEPKVFVSAGSTALIDGGNDTVVATCIAERARPPAEVFWESNLFGQSEVQLFDDINGTTSTQVRYLWQPTRHIQGHTLTCVVRHPALLTDFRIPYQLNVQFAPDISVVGYDGDWYVGRDNVQMTCKANANPPAHHFRWIRLDGEMPEGVEILNSTLLFLRPLQQNDSGVYRCEVANDISLRSRDVRILIQDPPTMPSTITVPVLTGSPSSTLVDETGPVLLSFPTLEALPESNLGAVVGGAVGGALFLLLLLSLVGVCYLRKQQTFHGNYYTKQYLGPSDLQKAPTQHELHPTKAGSSSQHQDHDREEWGDRPLKHERDRHHHSNYNEQEYPSNGYTRAMRESGHHSHRQNPHREHTQYSSPQQTRCARYPHSSKPQGNGSAYMSEDCYDSGPDGDYVSHTDGSVISRREWYV from the exons ATGTTACCATCTTCTCTAAAGAGTTGTCCCGGACAGAGGAGCATGGTCGCCTTCTTTTACCTTTTGTGCAGTATTACTG GTGTGTGGGGCAGTCAGGTGCTGGTGCCCCAGAGGGTGAACGCTGTGCTGGGGAAGAATGTGACATTGGAGTGCAGGGTGGAGGTGGGCGCAAACCTTACCCTCACCCAGAGTTCCTGGGAGCGCCGCCTGCCTTCAGGCTCTGTCACAGTGGCTGTTTACAACCCACTTTTTGGCATCTCCATCCCTCCAGAATTTATCAATCGTCTGTATTTTCGCTCACCCACCTCCCACGATGCCACCATCATACTGGAAAATGTGGGCTTTTCTGATGTAGGGATCTATACCTGTAAGGTTGCCACCTTTCCGCTGGGCAACACTCAAGCCACAACTACTGTCAATGTACTCG TGGAGCCAAAGGTTTTTGTGTCTGCGGGTTCAACTGCCCTGATCGACGGTGGAAACGATACTGTGGTCGCCACCTGCATCGCTGAGCGGGCCAGGCCCCCGGCTGAAGTATTCTGGGAGTCCAACCTTTTTGGCCAGTCAGAAGTGCAGCTGTTCGATGACATCAATGGTACTACCAGCACACAAGTACGCTACCTGTGGCAGCCTACACGTCACATCCAAGGCCACACGTTGACTTGTGTGGTTCGCCACCCAGCATTGCTGACTGACTTCAGGATTCCCTATCAGCTGAATGTGCAGT TTGCCCCTGATATCTCTGTTGTTGGCTATGATGGCGACTGGTATGTCGGGCGGGACAATGTCCAAATGACTTGCAAAGCCAATGCAAACCCACCGGCTCATCACTTTAGATGGATCAG ATTGGACGGAGAAATGCCGGAAGGGGTGGAAATTCTCAACAGCACTTTGCTCTTTCTTCGTCCCCTCCAGCAGAATGACTCTGGGGTGTACAGGTGTGAGGTCGCCAATGACATCAGCCTCCGCAGTCGAGACGTTCGTATTCTTATACAAG ATCCTCCCACCATGCCTTCCACCATAACTGTTCCTGTCCTAACTGGCTCTCCCTCCTCCACGTTAGTGGATGAAACGGGCCCTGTCCTCCTCAGCTTTCCCACACTCGAAGCTCTACCTGAGAGTAATCTTGGCGCTGTAGTGGGTGGGGCTGTAGGCGGGGCCTTGTTCCTGCTGCTACTTCTGTCTCTGGTTGGTGTGTGTTACCTCCGAAAACAGCAGACATTCCATGGTAACTATTACACCAAGCAGTACCTGGGCCCCAGTGACCTGCAGAAAGCCCCGACACAGCATGAACTTCACCCTACCAAAGCTGGCAGCAGCTCCCAGCATCAGGACCACGACCGAGAGGAATGGGGGGACCGTCCTCTCAAGCATGAGCGCGACCGGCATCACCATTCTAACTACAACGAACAGGAGTATCCCTCTAATGGTTACACCAGGGCGATGAGGGAGAGTGGTCACCACAGTCATCGACAGAATCCacaccgtgaacacacacagtattCTAGCCCGCAACAGACCAGATGTGCCAGATACCCTCATTCATCCAAACCACAGGGAAATGGCTCTGCCTACATGTCAGAAGACTGCTATGATAGTGGGCCGGAcggggactatgtctctcacaCAGACGGGTCTGTCATCTCACGTCGAGAGTGGTATGTTTGA
- the LOC137606728 gene encoding odorant receptor 131-2-like has protein sequence MNNVTDAPHLNQSQIPVKVLLCVLPCLLCFYVNGVMLFVLVKKPALQESSRYILFGHLLLTDSLQLLVTMLMYIFGLTQVKMISYVCIVITMFAATIVQISPLNLAVMSMERYVAVCYPLRHADIANIRRTKVSIAIIWIVGSLDSVIQLLLFFILENSRFTVPKYCSRNRVFRLQIYLTLNTAFTILYFVSVTVIIIYTYIAIMITVKSASSNDCNATKAHRTVLLHLLQLCLYLTSTLFNMILSYSTWTKTTAMANNFHYALFIILIVFPKCLSPLIYGVRDQTFKHFFKRYFTLDIRVTAQPSLKS, from the coding sequence ATGAATAACGTGACAGATGCGCCTCATTTGAATCAATCCCAGATACCAGTTAAAGTTCTGCTGTGTGTGCTGCCATGTCTTCTCTGTTTTTACGTCAACGGTGTAATGCTGTTTGTGTTGGTCAAAAAGCCTGCCCTCCAGGAGTCCTCCCGGTACATCCTGTTTGGTCATCTGCTCCTCACTGACTCTCTCCAGCTCCTGGTGACTATGCTGATGTACATTTTTGGTTTAACCCAAGTCAAAATGATCAGCTATGTTTGTATTGTTATTACAATGTTTGCAGCCACCATTGTGCAAATATCACCCCTCAACCTTGCTGTGATGTCTATGGAGAGGTATGTTGCTGTTTGCTACCCCCTGAGGCATGCTGACATTGCCAACATCAGGAGGACTAAAGTATCCATTGCTATTATATGGATTGTGGGCTCCTTAGATTCGGTcattcagttgttgttgtttttcattctcGAGAACAGCAGATTTACTGTGCCAAAATACTGCAGCAGAAACAGGGTCTTCAGGCTCCAGATTTATTTGACTTTAAACACGGCTTTCaccattttgtattttgtatccGTGACCGTAATTatcatatatacatacattgcCATCATGATTACTGTGAAATCAGCTTCTTCTAATGACTGTAATGCCACTAAGGCCCACAGGACAGTATTATTACACCTGCTTCAGTTATGCTTGTATCTCACGTCTACTCTGTTCAACATGATTCTCTCCTACAGTACGTGGACGAAGACTACAGCCATGGCCAATAATTTCCACTATGCTCTTTTTATCATTCTTATTGTTTTCCCTAAGTGTTTAAGTCCACTCATATATGGCGTCAGAGATCAAACtttcaaacatttctttaaacGCTATTTTACTTTGGATATCAGAGTCACTGCCCAGCCATCTCTGAAGTCTtag